In one Paramormyrops kingsleyae isolate MSU_618 chromosome 18, PKINGS_0.4, whole genome shotgun sequence genomic region, the following are encoded:
- the ndufc2 gene encoding NADH dehydrogenase [ubiquinone] 1 subunit C2, with protein MGLLPEEAKCLPPPGIVNRNSVWFGIMGWCTAMIQNALNRRPPLKSGVHRQALLISIGWFLGYHLTKYESYTYAKLDRDMQQYISQHPSDFQEKEKPTFSEVLEDFHPIR; from the exons ATGGGGCTGCTTCCAGAGGAAGCTAAATGTCTTCCCCCTCCCGGCATAGTGAACAGAAATTCGGTTTGGTTCGGGATTATGGGCTGGTGCACAGCCATGATCCAGAATGCCCTGAACCGCAGACCGCCTCTGAAATCTG GAGTTCATCGGCAGGCCCTTCTTATCAGCATTGGCTGGTTTCTTGGGTATCACCTCACAAAATATGAATCCTACACCTATGCCAAGTTGGACAGAGACATGCAACAATACATTTCCCAGCATCCCAGTGATTTTCAGGAGAAAG AGAAACCAACGTTCTCAGAAGTTTTGGAGGACTTTCATCCCATTCGCTGA
- the dub gene encoding duboraya, producing MEKSTFAQHSVSKLAEKFKVQNLQTSDRTEVSKNIRRKPPCSLKLQMKNDEEQDKQEKQAAASSQPPKVKSTSSPLIEKLQANLVLSPTALLPSPMSPGVKHPAPFFTPPCGPLSPPPQPHQRRPSEEEVPASFEKPAEGNILPSINKSRARHSIKRRPPTRLPRMSSGEEPSGTEEAGPTSTATSGSLHDGDEEDVFQESDSATKKEQQENTPSALPDGRSELEKEESLIKDNKVETDSTCGCKAAEDVTEPIKPDGETPPDSTSSGETPPEPQVSDSASSGETPPDSTSSGETPPEPQMSDSAPEAPKIQEECKEVQPETAGETDDSTGVKKGAPLQEKEDADEGIGM from the exons AAAAGTACTTTTGCACAACATTCCGTGTCGAAGTTGGCAGAAAAATTCAAGGTCCAAAATCTACAAACATCTGATAGAACCGAAGTG AGCAAGAATATTCGTAGAAAGCCACCATGCTCTTTGAAgctgcaaatgaaaaatgatgaGGAGCAGGACAAACAGGAG AAGCAGGCTGCGGCTTCATCACAGCCTCCTAAGGTGAAGTCTACGAGCTCCCCACTTATTGAGAAGCTGCAG GCCAATCTGGTTCTGTCCCCCACGGCTCTGCTGCCCTCACCAATGAGCCCTGGGGTTAAGCATCCTGCTCCCTTTTTTACCCCACCATGCGGTCCCCTTAGTCCCCCACCACAACCCCACCAGCGCCGCCCTAGTGAGGAGGAGGTACCTGCCAGCTTTGAGAAGCCTGCCGAGGGCAACATCCTGCCCAGCATCAATAAG AGCAGAGCTCGGCACTCCATTAAGCGACGGCCACCTACGCGGCTGCCCAGAATGTCATCGGGGGAGGAGCCATCGGGGACAGAGGAAGCGGGCCCAACATCGACTGCTACGAGCGGCTCCCTGCACGATGGAGATGAGGAAGATGTATTTCAGGAGAGTGACTCGGCCACCAAGAAAGAACAACAAGAAAACACCCCCTCCGCTCTCCCCGATGGAAGGTCAGAACTGGAAAAGGAGGAGAGTCTAATAAAAGACAACAAAGTGGAGACAGACAGCACGTGTGGCTGTAAGGCAGCTGAAGATGTTACAGAGCCAATAAAACCTGATGGAGAGACCCCACCTGACAGCACTTCCAGTGGAGAGACCCCACCGGAGCCGCAGGTGTCTGACAGCGCTTCCAGTGGAGAGACCCCACCTGACAGCACTTCCAGTGGAGAGACCCCACCTGAGCCGCAGATGTCTGACAGCGCTCCAGAGGCTCCAAAAATACAGGAAGAATGCAAAGAAgtacaaccagaaacagctggagAAACAGATGACAGTACAGGGGTAAAGAAGGGAGCACCGCTCCAGGAAAAGGAGGATGCAGACGAGGGCATCGGGATGTAG